ataattagacccaaagaaataaatttttgtatttccaAATATGTGACTAATCTATAGAATgcaaataaactaataattattaatgtattagtaaaattgtaaatatgcATTAATTTCTTCTCATATTTGTCATTCAAacatatactatataataataactaaatagAACATAgatcaataaaaatgtcaaacattaaataaagttataaatttaaagaaggTTCCACcgattaaaatatgttataataaaatccgAAGGCGTCAAATCGCATAAATACGCCGCGTGCGGAAAAACTCATCAACCCAAAATGGTTTGCTAAGTACAAAATGTCACCTGACTGTCATGCAGCAAAATAACTTTTCAACCTCCTATCTATAgtaaatggttttttttttgttcaaatttttttgaccaaattattcaatgattaaacacacaatttccaattattttacgaattttttttgtcattgCAAATCATCGACCTCCAATTGAGTAATGTTCCAGGGGATAATCGGTTTCAGGGGATAAACTAGTTGAAATCACCagtttaaaactaatatttatttgtaaggcacaaaaaattgaaacaaataaattcgcattttaccaaaaattttctcttgttgaatgattatattgtaatgtcaaacacataattttttatctcttattgcttactattattttagtatAGTGCTGCGTTTGGCATTGCAAATCTAAGATACGgttagcaaaattattttaaatcgcGTGATTTTCAACGAATTTGAGCAACAAATTTGAGCACAAAATTGAGATTAATTTCAAGATGTGATTTGTCGAACAAGTTTTGAGGTAAAAGAGCAAAGGACTGCCTGCAATTTGCCAAATAAAACGCTgacaaaattatgtttattattaaattaaaacgtcttacaaattttgttaccAAATTCTCCGAAAACGCAAAAGAGCGGAATTTTccttgaaatttaaataataacactaatcaataaaattttatcacttttagATAGTTTTTAAGGGAATGGGTATTTCTTATGAATTCTGTGTTCTATGATTGTGTGTATGTGACTGGCCAGTTAGAATACTGTCATTTTTCTGATACTGTCCATTTTTTACAGTAGGATTTTAAACCGGTGGTGACGTGTCCTGTCCGTGCAACGTATCACGGAAATTGATTTTACCTTTCGTTTGGTGAATCTTTTCGTTTGTCTCAaggtaaaacttttatattgaattttctttttaaatcaaaattcaaaagtttctgcattatcttatattatcttatattatttaaatctatgtGTATTCGTGGATAATAAAAGGgtcaaattatatcaaatttaactctttaaacataaaatcagtgaaatcttattaattatttgtaatgctatacatttataactgTGATTATCCAAGATAAGTATTATCAGGAAAAACCGAAAAAATCGGAGTTTTCAGGGTAtgttatgatattttatagaaactcaaaaaaattttgaaattttatttttactttaaccaactttatttaaattctgtttttctttgtgacaaaattgtttttttatcgtttcttctaattgttaataatacgaaatgttaacaattaattaataaatatggcCTATCTATacttaaattgtataataaatatggcaCACACACTACAGATTGGCGTTGTGTGTTTAAACAGAATTTATATTCCATGCTTTAAGAATCGATTATTCTCATTTATTTAGGAAGATACACGCAAAATATCTATTATcatctatctttatttatttagaaagaaagataaaaatagacaCATGTTTATttgataagtaaaaatttgcgAAAAAGTTAGAACAAATGGCTCCATTATATTttgagtaaaattatatattctatttaacttacattatttcttttaatacattctgaaatttattatttataataatttgagtgatattttgtatataattaaagaacgtaaaaaatataataacataattttcaaagctacattaaaaattttttaatttgaaattttgaataaaatgtttatgtagaaaaacgtttatttttaggtaattttttaataattatacattatttcttaGTAATTCTCGATAATGAAaggaatattttcattaattagcacattgtgtgtgtgtgtgtgtgtgtgtgtgtgtgtgtgtgtgtgtgtgtgtgtgtgcgcgctattataaatgttaatatataattatcgttAGAgccttaaaatattttcgtaagtTTGCAATCTTTGtcagtaaatatataacattggatttaaatattctcTATCAATGGGGCGAATTATCTTCTATTGACGCACGGTATTCCTCCACTTTCGTCTTtaatcttctttctctctaaatCGATCTCATTTTGCAAACGAATATGGACGCTATTATATAAAGTTCCcgcgataaaaaatatttaaaaagaatagagAAGTTTTTTGAAAGAGAAACCCTCTAACCAGCGCGAGTTACAAAttcttcttatttatatactacATAAGAATAAAAGACGGCATACTACATTAGCGATTCTGATACATTAAATTACAGACATTCTTGCGACACATTAGCTATAGCTCGCTGTATCtcccacaaaaaaaattgcaatatgtTATTATTCAGAAGTTATCCCTTATTAGACTTCAAGACATTGAATAAAAACTGTCATATAAACGATGGCTATGCCaataaactgaaaaataagtttaatttaattaattaatttgtgtaacagctattatttatattgcactTTAAAAgtagttaattttatgtaaactgcagtaaaataaatgatgtACTCACACCACCAAACACTCCATTGTTTAATTCGAAGTAATCACAGACCGTAAATACTATTCGACGGTGTTGTAGTTGAatcaaaaaatcatttatttcgtTTCTAATACGTTCACAATTTAAGTTTTTGCGTAGATTTTCTGCACGACGccattgcaaaaaattttctgcgGCGATGTTGTTCCAATAGTAACTGGTGTTCCAAACAGAATTTTGCCTGTTTGGACCTTCCACTAATGTTTGCATTTCTAAATTCGATTGACACCTCCTCccttttagtttaaaattcaCATGTTTGAAATTCAGTGCAATTGCATATATGATTATCCCAGTCTTGTGGAATTCTCGACGCGCAAGCGTGCAATTCCAACACATCAGACCAAATTGCGTGGTGTACAGAACCaaacaagtaataatataaacgtaaTACATTAACGAAGGCGGATTATTTTCCATAACTAGCATGTAGATTGTGGATAGTTCAAATTGAACTGAGATGAGACAGTTCAATGAACAGATGAGAAGATTAAATCCATAAATATCATTTACCATGGTGACAAGGTCACAAATACCTGCGTAACAGAATTTGAGATTTGAATTCGTTttgatattactattattacaatCTTTTCATAAGTAGTTTTAAACTGTATCTTAAACcatacatttttaatcaagttacaataataaaaagaatatatttatagcaGCTTACCATTGTGCATTTTTCGGATACTTCTAATCTTAAGCGCGTCGGAGAACTCATTCAATTGGCCAACCAATTTATTTATCGCttttaatctataataaaGCGCATAAACAACAACATCAAAAACGAAGCTGTTGATGAGAGATTGGGCCAAAATGTAGTAAGacattattttgtcaatcCCGATCTGCTTTggatttgtaaaataaaaatacaaaacggCCACAATTATGCACAAAGGACAACAAATAAACGTCACGAGAATTGCTAGCGCTTCCGCAATTTTTACTGgcctattatttataagcaTTTTCTTTCTAATCTTTTCATCgaactcttttattttatccattAGGTCCGGCCACTTGTCGTATTGCCTAATCACTTGATAAATGTAGTAATACGtagatacataatttatcaccaaatgaataaagataaaaaaatggtATATGTTTTCGAAGATGTAATCGATATTGAAGTAAGATTTCATATGGAATATCATGCCAATAAAACACAGGgccaaataaattatacgtaGGATTATCGTGACAATCTTGGGATATTTGCGCGGATGTGCAACACCGGCACCCAGAAGCCACGAGGTATATGTTATTGGACGTAAGATGTGCTCTATCGAAGGCAAGTTGGCTTGCGTTTGGATGTGAATCTCCTCCATTTTCGGCCCTCACTGTTAATTGACGGTTTCACAAGTATTagctattaattatattgacgTTTCCGatacagaatattttgtaggaaaataataaagcttTCTGGAAACGCACGAAATACTCCAACAAGCACGAGAGTTGTAATTGTTGTAAATTCTCCTTGATGTATCACACAGAATAGAAAGCAACGTATTACTTCGGCAGTTTTATAACTTTaggggtgcgttcggggagacgctatctGCGCTACTAGAATCAATCCATcttcattacttattaaaagcAGAACAAGGATAGACTGATGCTAATAGCGCTAATAGATTGCATGGCAGTGTAAcgcaattcaaataaattgaattcattaaaaaaattattaattaagctTAGTGCGCAGGTAGGATCGCTAGTAGTGACAACGTAGCCAACGCTTGGCCAATGCTACGACAGTCAGATGGTGGCCAAGATTCTGTTAGTCAGTACTACAGTAATAACGTGACAGTTTGTGGTTAATAACGCGTTCGAGGTTTATTACATTGTGGAGGGCAATACGACTTGAGGCGTATTACATTGTGGAGAGTAATACGACTGTGCCGAATTTGGAGATTAGTACCATCATTAATATAACGTACTGTGCGTATTCTCGCTGACGCCCTCAAAATGAGGCACAATTAAACAGGTCCTTGAGTCGAATGCGGTGGTATGCACGGAATCACTAGAGTTGATCCGTTTTTTGAGCTGGTTAAGTCTAATAttcatatgtttattaatcaattttgacgggaaacaatttttctttaaaatattttcatcgatCCTAATGTTTTTGTTATGATATTTTTGGAGAAGGTAAAATGGTCTTATCAACGAGACTAATGATGGTGTTAGTTTTATATCTAAATGGATGGttcaaaaaaaagtttacataaCGTCCAGAAGAAGTAGGTATTATGTATTGTTCTTTACCCAATTtcaaatctattatattttattcagttattttcagttatttattattctattgttTGTCCATTTACGTAGTGTATGATCCGTGACTTGTGACCAAGTGCATTGACCGCAATGTCtctttggaaatttttatcaatttattcttAAGGGCCCATTTTACTAACTCCGGTTACCTTAACCGGtcggttattccattggaattgaccaatttaattttgcttaacaacaaatacgattggtcaattccaatggaataaccggCCGATTAAAGTAACCGGAGTTGGTGAAATCGGCCCTAAGAAGGACCTAATTGAGATCAAAACgtcgtatttaataatttaatctataataaaattgccaaTTGGATCAAATTCATCAAATCGgagttatcatt
This genomic stretch from Monomorium pharaonis isolate MP-MQ-018 chromosome 4, ASM1337386v2, whole genome shotgun sequence harbors:
- the LOC105831479 gene encoding uncharacterized protein LOC105831479; its protein translation is MEEIHIQTQANLPSIEHILRPITYTSWLLGAGVAHPRKYPKIVTIILRIIYLALCFIGMIFHMKSYFNIDYIFENIYHFFIFIHLVINYVSTYYYIYQVIRQYDKWPDLMDKIKEFDEKIRKKMLINNRPVKIAEALAILVTFICCPLCIIVAVLYFYFTNPKQIGIDKIMSYYILAQSLINSFVFDVVVYALYYRLKAINKLVGQLNEFSDALKIRSIRKMHNGICDLVTMVNDIYGFNLLICSLNCLISVQFELSTIYMLVMENNPPSLMYYVYIITCLVLYTTQFGLMCWNCTLARREFHKTGIIIYAIALNFKHVNFKLKGRRCQSNLEMQTLVEGPNRQNSVWNTSYYWNNIAAENFLQWRRAENLRKNLNCERIRNEINDFLIQLQHRRIVFTVCDYFELNNGVFGGFIGIAIVYMTVFIQCLEV